The following proteins come from a genomic window of Enterococcus gilvus ATCC BAA-350:
- a CDS encoding YopX family protein — MIPKFRAWDERAGLTEVISIDLLEKKLKVSHWEYGVSNYFPLDDIELMQSTGLKDKNGVEIFEGDVVVGQQHLTTDSSTPFEIKGLVRYSKRNTMFYLDEKSFGHDKFMNSLGSSIYQFEVIGNIYENPNLLEVEG, encoded by the coding sequence ATGATACCGAAGTTTAGAGCTTGGGATGAAAGAGCAGGATTGACAGAAGTTATAAGCATTGATCTTTTAGAAAAAAAACTCAAGGTTAGTCATTGGGAATACGGAGTCTCTAATTATTTTCCTTTAGATGATATCGAACTCATGCAATCAACAGGCCTGAAAGACAAGAACGGCGTTGAGATATTTGAGGGGGATGTAGTTGTCGGACAACAACATCTGACTACCGATTCGAGTACTCCTTTTGAAATAAAAGGCTTGGTTAGATATTCAAAAAGAAACACCATGTTTTATTTAGACGAAAAGAGCTTCGGACATGATAAATTTATGAACTCATTAGGTAGTTCGATTTATCAGTTTGAAGTTATCGGCAACATCTACGAAAATCCAAATTTGTTGGAGGTGGAAGGATGA
- a CDS encoding ArpU family phage packaging/lysis transcriptional regulator — protein MELFEEIDVRETKFKAKRILASYRRLSRIAGQDEINLRSPIISDMPRTPSSYTNKSEDATCIRVDAENELNEINAALNRISRISKEIISMTFCENEKLTAFAIGLELGYSERSIKDLKAEALLEFADVYRDGKLIVTK, from the coding sequence TTGGAACTGTTCGAAGAGATAGATGTAAGAGAAACAAAATTCAAAGCAAAACGAATACTAGCTTCATATCGTCGTTTGAGTAGGATCGCAGGACAGGACGAGATTAATTTGCGATCACCAATTATAAGCGATATGCCGAGAACACCGAGTTCATATACAAATAAATCAGAAGACGCTACGTGCATCAGAGTGGATGCAGAAAATGAATTGAACGAAATAAACGCAGCGTTAAACCGTATTTCACGAATAAGCAAAGAAATCATCTCGATGACCTTTTGTGAAAATGAAAAATTAACGGCATTTGCGATCGGATTAGAACTAGGATACTCAGAACGCAGCATTAAAGATTTAAAGGCAGAAGCATTATTAGAGTTCGCTGATGTATATAGAGATGGAAAATTAATCGTGACAAAATAA